Proteins from a single region of Acidovorax sp. NCPPB 3576:
- a CDS encoding methyltransferase domain-containing protein, whose amino-acid sequence MPEHLPPTIDPPAAARWHAAAPAVSPWLHEEVARRMDDRLQWIRQAPAAWCDWDPVRGGLQGHALVRQRYPQATCQVAETAARRQPVAEQALGVAWWSPLRWGGRAPRFGLPADGSVNLVWSNMALHTAADPQGLIGRWHRALAVDGYLMFSCLGPDTVRELHAVYAELGWPPAGHAMTDMHDWGDMLVQAGFAEPVMDMERIRLTFATPARLLQELRELGCNLHPARFPALRGRRWRERLEQALADRLADPNEGGQLALTFEIVYGHAFKPAPRLRVSESSAVSLQDMRAMLKGARKPGA is encoded by the coding sequence ATGCCAGAGCACCTTCCCCCCACCATCGACCCGCCCGCCGCGGCCCGCTGGCACGCCGCCGCGCCCGCTGTCTCCCCCTGGCTGCACGAGGAGGTCGCCCGGCGCATGGACGACCGGCTCCAGTGGATTCGCCAGGCCCCCGCCGCCTGGTGCGACTGGGACCCGGTGCGTGGCGGCCTGCAGGGCCATGCCCTGGTGCGCCAGCGCTACCCCCAGGCCACCTGCCAGGTGGCGGAAACCGCGGCGCGCCGCCAGCCCGTGGCCGAGCAGGCGCTGGGTGTGGCGTGGTGGAGCCCTTTGCGCTGGGGCGGGCGTGCCCCGAGGTTCGGCCTGCCGGCGGACGGCAGCGTCAACCTGGTGTGGTCCAACATGGCGCTGCACACGGCCGCCGACCCGCAGGGGCTGATCGGCCGGTGGCACCGGGCACTCGCCGTGGACGGCTACCTCATGTTCTCCTGCCTGGGCCCCGACACCGTGCGCGAGCTGCATGCCGTCTATGCCGAACTGGGCTGGCCGCCCGCCGGCCATGCCATGACGGACATGCACGACTGGGGCGACATGCTGGTGCAGGCCGGGTTTGCCGAACCCGTGATGGACATGGAACGCATCCGGCTGACCTTCGCCACCCCGGCCCGGCTGCTGCAGGAGTTGCGCGAACTGGGCTGCAACCTGCACCCGGCGCGGTTCCCTGCGCTGCGCGGGCGCCGCTGGCGCGAGCGGCTGGAGCAGGCGCTGGCCGACCGCCTGGCCGACCCGAACGAAGGCGGCCAACTGGCGCTGACCTTCGAGATCGTCTATGGCCACGCCTTCAAGCCCGCGCCGCGCCTGCGGGTGAGCGAGAGCAGCGCCGTGTCGCTGCAAGACATGCGCGCCATGCTGAAGGGGGCGAGAAAACCGGGCGCCTGA
- a CDS encoding ComF family protein: MLHRHLAGISHWLGAALHAVPSQCAVCHAWPARRICDACATRFAQPQLRCTTCALPVPAGVARCGQCLTDPPPLDACLAAVDYGYPWAQALGDFKFRADPGWAPSLATLLRSTPWVEPAVEAADCLLPIPLSRERMKERGFNQSALLARALSPAKADAASLLRTRATEAQSSLPRKDRLRNLRGAFALEPARAARIAGRRVVLVDDVMTTGATLHAAARVLRDAGAAHITAIVVARTDSP; the protein is encoded by the coding sequence ATGCTCCACAGGCACCTTGCAGGGATATCGCACTGGCTGGGCGCGGCCCTGCATGCCGTGCCCAGCCAGTGCGCCGTCTGCCATGCCTGGCCCGCGCGGCGCATCTGCGATGCCTGCGCCACCCGCTTCGCGCAGCCGCAACTGCGGTGCACGACCTGCGCCCTGCCCGTGCCGGCGGGCGTGGCGCGCTGCGGGCAGTGCCTCACCGACCCGCCGCCGCTGGATGCGTGCCTTGCCGCCGTGGACTACGGCTACCCGTGGGCGCAGGCGCTGGGCGATTTCAAGTTCCGGGCCGATCCCGGCTGGGCGCCGTCGCTGGCCACCCTGCTTCGCAGCACGCCCTGGGTGGAGCCGGCCGTGGAAGCGGCCGACTGCCTGCTGCCCATTCCCCTGTCGCGCGAGCGGATGAAAGAGCGCGGCTTCAACCAGTCCGCGCTGCTGGCGCGCGCCCTGTCGCCGGCGAAGGCGGATGCCGCCAGCCTGCTGCGCACCCGCGCGACCGAGGCGCAGAGCAGCCTGCCGCGCAAGGACCGGCTGCGCAACCTGCGCGGCGCGTTCGCGCTGGAGCCCGCACGGGCTGCGCGCATCGCTGGCCGCCGGGTCGTTCTGGTGGATGACGTGATGACCACGGGCGCCACGCTGCATGCCGCGGCGCGCGTGCTGCGGGACGCGGGCGCCGCGCACATCACCGCCATCGTGGTGGCACGGACCGACAGCCCCTGA
- the trmL gene encoding tRNA (uridine(34)/cytosine(34)/5-carboxymethylaminomethyluridine(34)-2'-O)-methyltransferase TrmL, producing the protein MFHIVLVEPEIPPNTGNVIRLAANTACRLHLIEPLGFSMEDRLMKRAGLDYHEYAEVQRHAGWTAFLRDAEPDATRMFAMTTHATLTVYETSFRAGDWLVFGAETRGLPPELRESFPPAQQLRLPMVPGQRSLNLSNAVAVTVYEAWRQNSFL; encoded by the coding sequence ATGTTTCATATCGTTCTTGTCGAACCCGAGATCCCGCCCAACACGGGCAACGTGATCCGGCTGGCCGCCAACACCGCGTGCCGACTGCACCTGATCGAACCCTTGGGTTTTTCCATGGAAGACCGCCTCATGAAGCGCGCGGGCCTCGACTACCACGAGTACGCCGAGGTGCAGCGCCATGCGGGATGGACCGCCTTCCTGCGCGATGCCGAGCCGGACGCCACGCGCATGTTCGCCATGACCACGCATGCCACGCTCACGGTGTACGAAACCAGCTTCCGCGCCGGCGACTGGCTGGTGTTCGGCGCCGAGACGCGCGGGCTGCCGCCCGAATTGCGCGAATCGTTCCCCCCCGCCCAGCAGCTGCGGCTGCCCATGGTGCCGGGGCAGCGCAGCCTGAACCTGTCGAACGCCGTGGCGGTCACGGTGTACGAGGCCTGGCGGCAAAACAGCTTCCTCTGA
- a CDS encoding LysR family transcriptional regulator encodes MDRLLTMRVFQSVVDEGGFAAAARAMDLSAAAVTRLVADLESHIGTRLLQRTTRRVSLTDAGEAYLARVRTILADVEEAFAAAQAHTSEIAGVLRLHAPPVLAVHILAPLVEGFHRAHPRVVLDIHVDSSLEPPIGDFDITLLSDDAVFGANVITRPIVRSDSVVCASPAYLRDHGMLQVPQDLARHQCLLRRRSDTKPGVMRLFDPLLGHRAIDIEVQPVCVTNHIGTLLRAALDGAGLTSLPVDLAAPYLRSGQLVRVLAPWTAGRFTLYAAFPSRKFMPARTRAFLDFLSARTRKSVEEALQAPGSLEPDTGPPAPQD; translated from the coding sequence ATGGATAGATTGCTGACGATGCGCGTGTTCCAGTCCGTGGTGGACGAAGGCGGGTTCGCGGCAGCGGCGCGCGCGATGGACCTGTCGGCTGCGGCGGTCACCCGGCTGGTTGCCGACCTGGAGAGCCACATCGGCACCCGGCTGCTGCAGCGGACCACGCGCCGGGTCTCGCTCACCGATGCCGGCGAGGCCTACCTGGCCCGCGTGCGCACCATCCTGGCCGACGTGGAGGAGGCCTTTGCCGCCGCCCAGGCCCACACCTCGGAGATCGCCGGCGTGCTGCGGCTGCACGCGCCGCCGGTGCTCGCGGTCCACATCCTCGCGCCGCTGGTGGAGGGCTTCCACCGGGCGCATCCCCGGGTGGTGCTGGACATCCATGTGGATTCCTCGCTGGAGCCGCCCATCGGCGATTTCGACATCACGCTGCTGAGCGACGACGCGGTCTTCGGCGCCAACGTGATCACCCGGCCCATCGTGCGGTCCGACAGCGTGGTGTGCGCCTCGCCCGCCTACCTGCGGGACCACGGCATGCTGCAGGTGCCGCAGGACCTGGCCCGGCACCAATGCCTGCTGCGCCGGCGCAGCGACACCAAACCGGGGGTGATGCGCCTGTTCGATCCCCTGCTGGGCCACCGGGCCATCGACATCGAGGTGCAGCCGGTCTGCGTAACCAACCACATCGGGACCTTGCTGCGTGCGGCGCTGGATGGCGCGGGGCTGACCTCGCTGCCGGTCGATCTGGCCGCACCCTACCTGCGTAGCGGGCAACTGGTGCGGGTGCTGGCGCCCTGGACGGCGGGGCGCTTCACGCTGTACGCGGCCTTTCCGAGCCGCAAGTTCATGCCGGCACGCACGCGGGCCTTCCTGGATTTTCTGAGTGCGCGCACGCGCAAGTCCGTGGAAGAGGCGCTGCAGGCCCCTGGCAGCCTGGAGCCGGACACGGGCCCGCCCGCGCCGCAGGACTGA
- a CDS encoding DUF4148 domain-containing protein — protein MNNYRTLATAAAIALSAFAAHAGVEGDGSDYPAPVAASSALTREAVVADLVAARENGTLPRAGDWYDVPAPLAVSGNATAVTRKEVQAQTVAAAKSRNTVSGDH, from the coding sequence ATGAACAACTACCGCACTCTCGCCACCGCTGCCGCCATCGCCCTGAGCGCCTTCGCCGCCCACGCCGGCGTGGAAGGCGACGGCTCCGACTATCCCGCCCCTGTCGCCGCCTCCAGCGCGCTGACCCGTGAAGCCGTCGTGGCCGATCTGGTGGCTGCCCGCGAAAACGGCACCCTGCCCCGCGCTGGCGACTGGTACGACGTGCCCGCGCCTCTGGCTGTATCGGGCAACGCCACGGCCGTCACCCGCAAGGAAGTGCAGGCGCAAACCGTGGCGGCAGCGAAGTCTCGCAACACGGTCAGCGGCGACCACTGA
- a CDS encoding MaoC family dehydratase translates to MKTFQTYSEVAACVGSEVAVTDWITITQAQIDQFAEATGDHQWIHVDPERAAQGPFGAPIAHGFLTLSLIPRFFESAFAIAGARMGVNYGLNRVRFTSPVPVGSRLRARLTLQACEPAAPDGIQMTWLVTIEREGADKPACVAESLARNYGAAP, encoded by the coding sequence ATGAAAACCTTCCAGACGTATTCCGAAGTGGCCGCCTGCGTGGGCAGCGAGGTGGCGGTGACCGACTGGATCACCATCACCCAGGCGCAGATCGACCAGTTCGCCGAGGCCACGGGCGACCACCAGTGGATCCATGTCGATCCCGAGCGCGCGGCCCAGGGGCCGTTCGGCGCGCCCATCGCCCACGGGTTTCTCACGCTGTCGCTGATTCCGCGGTTCTTCGAATCGGCGTTCGCCATCGCCGGCGCGCGGATGGGCGTGAACTACGGGCTCAACCGCGTGCGTTTCACCTCGCCCGTGCCCGTGGGCAGCCGCCTGCGCGCGCGGCTCACGCTGCAGGCCTGCGAGCCCGCTGCGCCGGACGGCATCCAGATGACCTGGCTGGTCACCATCGAGCGCGAAGGCGCCGACAAGCCCGCGTGCGTGGCCGAATCCCTGGCGCGCAACTACGGCGCGGCGCCCTGA
- a CDS encoding ParA family protein, translated as MPVIAVANPKGGVGKSTLATNIAGYFASQGHAVVLGDADPQQSSRLWRGLRSPAVRPIGDWPVQPDAIGRPPKEATHAVLDTPAGLHGAQLKEVLKLADKVIVPLQASVFDIFAIRGFLDELAESRHAANVQIGIVGMRVDARTIAADKLGEFVESLGLPVLGRLRDTQNYIHLAAQGLSVFDVSPGRVARDLEQWQGICGWLDQ; from the coding sequence ATGCCAGTGATCGCAGTGGCCAATCCCAAAGGCGGCGTGGGCAAATCCACGCTCGCCACCAACATCGCCGGCTATTTCGCCAGCCAGGGCCACGCCGTGGTGCTGGGCGACGCCGACCCGCAGCAGTCGTCCCGGCTGTGGCGCGGGCTGCGGTCCCCGGCCGTGCGGCCCATCGGCGACTGGCCCGTGCAGCCCGACGCCATCGGCCGCCCGCCCAAGGAGGCCACCCACGCGGTGCTGGACACGCCCGCGGGCCTGCACGGCGCGCAGCTCAAGGAGGTGCTCAAGCTGGCCGACAAGGTGATCGTGCCGCTGCAGGCGAGCGTGTTCGACATCTTCGCCATCCGCGGCTTCCTGGACGAGCTGGCCGAAAGCCGCCATGCGGCGAACGTGCAGATCGGCATCGTCGGCATGCGGGTCGATGCCCGCACCATCGCGGCCGACAAGCTGGGCGAGTTCGTCGAAAGCCTGGGCTTGCCGGTGCTGGGCCGGCTGCGCGACACGCAGAACTACATCCACCTGGCGGCGCAGGGCCTGTCGGTCTTCGACGTGTCGCCCGGCCGCGTGGCGCGCGACCTGGAGCAGTGGCAAGGCATCTGCGGCTGGCTCGACCAGTAG
- a CDS encoding LysE family transporter produces the protein MDLHTWLAFLAAACLIAISPGSGAVLSMSHGLTYGVRKTGATILGLQLGLLLILVIAGAGVGSLLLASETAFSAVKILGACYLIYIGLAQWRSGDASSLPGGEAAPAGPWQKRCLTGFLTNATNPKGIIFMVAVLPQFMTDTRPLWTQLLAMAATMVAVDMAVMHGYAAGASALRRLLRNARAVRAQNRVFGGLLMAVGTGLFFVKRGAQHG, from the coding sequence ATGGACCTGCACACCTGGCTGGCATTTTTGGCGGCGGCTTGCCTCATCGCGATCTCGCCGGGCTCCGGCGCCGTGCTGTCCATGAGCCACGGCCTCACCTACGGCGTGCGAAAGACGGGCGCCACCATCCTCGGGCTGCAGCTGGGGCTGCTGCTGATCCTGGTGATCGCCGGGGCGGGCGTGGGCTCGCTGCTGCTGGCCTCGGAGACGGCGTTCAGCGCGGTCAAGATCCTGGGCGCGTGCTACCTCATCTACATCGGTCTCGCCCAATGGCGCTCGGGCGATGCGTCATCCCTGCCGGGCGGGGAGGCCGCGCCGGCCGGGCCGTGGCAAAAGCGCTGCCTCACGGGCTTTCTGACCAACGCCACCAACCCCAAGGGCATCATCTTCATGGTCGCCGTGCTGCCCCAGTTCATGACCGACACGCGCCCGCTGTGGACGCAGCTGCTCGCCATGGCGGCCACCATGGTGGCGGTGGACATGGCCGTCATGCACGGCTATGCCGCCGGTGCCAGTGCGCTGCGCCGCCTTCTGCGCAACGCCCGCGCGGTGCGTGCGCAGAACCGCGTGTTCGGCGGCCTGCTGATGGCCGTGGGCACGGGGCTCTTCTTCGTCAAGCGCGGTGCCCAGCACGGCTGA
- the kefC gene encoding glutathione-regulated potassium-efflux system protein KefC: protein MAHAPTWLTYGFLYLGAAVLAVPIARALGLGAIIGYLAAGIAIGPWGLGLVSNVQDILHFAEFGVVLMLFLVGLELQPSRLWSLRRPIFGLGSAQVLGCAALLWLAAWACGLPWRVGLVGALGLALSSTAIALQSLNERNLMRTDSGQKAFSILLFQDVAAIPILALLPLLGAAAAADAAPHATPDLLLEAAKIVGVVGGIVLGGRLLLRPVLRWIAKSRTPEIFTAASLLLVVGIAWLMVLVGLSMALGAFLAGVLLADSEYRRELEADIEPFKGLLLGLFFMAVGMSIDFGVLMRSPGLMALVLLGFLVIKGVVIYALARATGTPYQERPVMTLLLAQGGEFAFVVFQAASTAGALPAETASLLIGAVALSMLLSPLLLVLLDRVLLRRYARLKTDVPAAAEISEPQEAPVIIAGFGRYGQIVARTMLLQAVPTTVLDHSVEMLEVAHTFGYRVFYGDATRLELLRIAGAAQARILVIAVDDTGQSVKIAALARAHFPQLKIVARARNMSHWNALRDLGVEHVERELFESSLKTARTVLELMGLPAQEAQRVADRFRQHNIDLANRMYPHHKNQEKFIAVARQGRQQLVEQMAKERQEAASAAADAGTPADAAGHAPPAQRTGLPPGSA, encoded by the coding sequence ATGGCCCACGCACCCACCTGGCTCACCTACGGTTTCCTCTACCTGGGCGCGGCCGTGCTCGCCGTGCCCATCGCGCGGGCGCTGGGGCTGGGGGCGATCATCGGCTACCTGGCCGCCGGCATCGCCATCGGCCCCTGGGGCCTGGGCCTGGTGAGCAACGTGCAGGACATCCTGCATTTCGCCGAGTTCGGCGTGGTGCTGATGCTGTTCCTCGTCGGTCTGGAGCTGCAGCCCAGCCGGCTGTGGAGCCTGCGGCGCCCGATCTTCGGGCTGGGCAGCGCGCAGGTGCTGGGGTGCGCGGCGCTGCTGTGGCTGGCGGCGTGGGCCTGCGGCCTGCCGTGGCGCGTGGGGCTGGTGGGTGCGCTGGGACTGGCGCTGTCGTCCACGGCCATCGCGCTGCAGTCGCTGAACGAGCGCAACCTGATGCGCACCGACAGCGGGCAGAAGGCGTTCTCGATCCTGCTGTTCCAGGACGTGGCGGCCATTCCCATCCTGGCGCTGCTGCCGCTGCTGGGCGCGGCCGCCGCAGCCGACGCGGCGCCCCACGCCACGCCCGACCTGCTGCTGGAGGCGGCCAAGATCGTGGGCGTGGTGGGCGGCATCGTGCTGGGCGGGCGGCTGCTGTTGCGCCCGGTGCTGCGCTGGATCGCCAAGAGCAGGACGCCGGAGATCTTCACCGCCGCCTCGCTGCTGCTGGTGGTGGGCATCGCCTGGCTGATGGTGCTGGTGGGCCTGTCGATGGCGCTTGGGGCCTTCCTTGCGGGCGTGCTGCTGGCCGACAGCGAATACCGGCGCGAGCTGGAGGCCGATATCGAGCCCTTCAAGGGCCTGCTGCTGGGGCTCTTTTTCATGGCCGTGGGCATGTCCATCGACTTCGGCGTGCTGATGCGCTCGCCCGGGTTGATGGCCCTGGTGCTGCTCGGTTTTCTGGTCATCAAGGGCGTGGTGATCTACGCGCTGGCGCGGGCGACCGGCACGCCGTACCAGGAGCGGCCCGTGATGACGCTGCTGCTGGCGCAGGGCGGCGAGTTCGCGTTCGTCGTGTTCCAGGCGGCATCGACGGCGGGCGCGCTGCCGGCGGAAACCGCGTCGCTGCTGATCGGCGCCGTGGCGCTGTCGATGCTGCTGTCGCCGCTGTTGCTGGTGCTGCTGGACCGCGTGCTGCTGCGCCGCTATGCGCGGCTCAAGACCGATGTGCCGGCCGCGGCCGAGATCTCCGAGCCGCAGGAGGCGCCGGTCATCATCGCGGGCTTCGGGCGCTACGGGCAGATCGTCGCGCGCACCATGCTGCTGCAAGCCGTTCCGACCACCGTGCTGGACCACAGCGTGGAGATGCTGGAGGTGGCCCACACCTTCGGCTACCGCGTGTTCTACGGCGACGCCACGCGGCTGGAGCTGCTGCGCATCGCAGGGGCCGCGCAGGCCCGCATCCTGGTCATCGCGGTGGACGACACGGGCCAGTCCGTCAAGATCGCCGCGTTGGCGCGCGCTCACTTTCCGCAACTGAAAATCGTGGCCCGCGCCCGCAACATGAGCCATTGGAACGCGCTGCGCGATCTGGGCGTGGAGCACGTCGAGCGCGAGCTGTTCGAGTCCAGCCTGAAGACCGCCCGCACGGTGCTGGAACTCATGGGCCTGCCGGCACAAGAGGCCCAGCGCGTGGCGGACCGGTTCCGCCAACACAACATCGACCTGGCCAACCGCATGTACCCGCACCACAAGAACCAGGAGAAGTTCATCGCCGTGGCGCGGCAAGGCCGCCAGCAACTGGTGGAGCAGATGGCCAAGGAGCGGCAGGAAGCCGCATCCGCCGCGGCGGACGCAGGCACCCCTGCGGACGCCGCAGGCCATGCCCCGCCCGCGCAGCGCACCGGCCTGCCGCCGGGCAGCGCCTGA